In the genome of Cercospora beticola chromosome 2, complete sequence, one region contains:
- a CDS encoding uncharacterized protein (BUSCO:EOG09263X0V) codes for MRLAYYAGASTLAAAACLLKAFSQRPNFYSATVYLSQSNACLLILTNLLLLLSTSFLYLLQRLLYGPLRPIEIEQLSEKAWYAVLDTLLAMPSFREDVGGRLLVMFVLLLAGKVWGWIGEGRVDVLEQGQMMGGANNKLFHARLATSLLISLAFATGMFKYCLEVVIEDPRPGMMVIFTFEFAILCVFSLFTAIRYGLAVWEIKVTKEQTTAAIEQRKEEIKAERAAAIAKAREEDREIPTFDEPIDVDENEVDVPGWEDKRRVLFVVEVVTDFVKLVIYIFFFTVSVTFNGLPMHIMRDVYMTFASFSKRVTDYMAYRKATSDMNTRYPDATTAEIRGDACIVCREEMVAWAEGEPQAAAPVAGAEGQPAAAPAPAPARRRDEGMRAKKLPCGHILHLRCLKAWLERQQVCPTCRRPVVAATPANAGNAAAPAQNGQPGQQPPRPRGRIFNLGPLRIGMVNAPRGQIQNVLNQIRNGDAQAVQQALDPAGNPVAGGAGQQQPAAGRPWNAGSQVPTHIQLLQLEQRIVREAHNLGIEQQQLNTLRMMEVELARLRSQHISAPPTGITRYPMPGFSPQHQPLPSQLHGNPSQQMSSGHEHLPPGMVLPEGWTVLPLQPAMNLAAPQQSIGLSGPRVSNTGGGAQAASRAQDSASAQSQSEMVSSQAPASVAQNEGQPSNPDPQGPVDERGSPLFVPTNTLPAQDNPSITQSPDDAVLRAAEERGEAAGRKWAAAFASSSDSASLPNTSTRGRSAAGSPGPGELVSGTTPNQAPSQTQTQTPWNNSGWSFNDQSQQDSQPEVKQSAMSVNSSSPITRSANQDDPEQSQSYSGKGKAKAVEVEDVPDPEA; via the coding sequence ATGCGGCTCGCATACTACGCTGGCGCCAGCACtttggcggcggcagcatgtCTTCTAAAGGCCTTCTCGCAGCGACCGAACTTCTACTCGGCAACCGTTTATCTCTCGCAATCCAATGCCTGCCTACTCATTCTCACGAACCTGCTGCTCTTGTTAAGCACCTCCTTCCTCTacctcctccagcgcctGCTCTATGGGCCCCTCCGACCAATCGAAATCGAACAGCTTAGCGAAAAGGCCTGGTATGCTGTGCTCGACACTCTGCTCGCTATGCCGAGCTTTAGAGAGGACGTCGGCGGCAGATTACTAGTCATGTTTGTGCTCCTCCTCGCAGGCAAGGTGTGGGGTTGGatcggagaaggaagagtaGACGTGTTGGAGCAGGGACAAATGATGGGAGGGGCCAATAATAAACTGTTCCATGCACGACTCGCCACGAGCTTGCTTATCTCATTGGCATTTGCGACCGGCATGTTCAAATACTGCTTGGAAGTGGTGATCGAGGACCCGAGGCCCGGCATGATGGTCATATTCACCTTTGAATTTGCCATTCTATGTGTCTTCAGCTTGTTTACAGCCATCAGATATGGCCTTGCGGTTTGGGAGATCAAAGTGACGAAAGAGCAGACGACCGCCGCCATCGAACAGAGAAAAGAGGAGATCAAAGCGGAAAGAGCGGCAGCGATTGCGAAGGCGAGGGAAGAGGATAGAGAGATCCCGACATTCGATGAGCCGATTGATGTGGACGAAAATGAAGTCGATGTGCCGGGATGGGAGGACAAGAGAAGGGTGCTGTTCGTCGTGGAGGTGGTCACAGACTTTGTCAAGCTGGTCAtctacatcttcttcttcacggtCAGCGTCACCTTCAACGGGCTTCCCATGCATATCATGAGGGACGTCTACATGACATTTGCCAGTTTCAGCAAGCGAGTGACGGACTATATGGCGTACCGGAAAGCAACGAGCGACATGAATACGAGATACCCAGACGCTACGACGGCAGAAATCAGAGGCGATGCATGTATTGTGTGCAGAGAGGAGATGGTCGCCTGGGCTGAAGGAGAGCCACAAGCTGCTGCACCGGTCGCGGGTGCAGAGGGACAACCAGCTGCCGCACCAgctccagcaccagcacgaaGGAGGGATGAAGGAATGCGCGCAAAGAAGCTTCCTTGCGGACACATTCTGCATCTGCGATGCTTAAAGGCATGGCTGGAGAGACAGCAAGTATGCCCAACATGCCGAAGACCTGTGGTAGCAGCAACGCCTGCTAACGCAGGAAATgccgctgctccagctcaaAATGGCCAGCCTGGACAGCAGCCACCAAGACCGCGAGGCAGAATATTCAATCTCGGGCCACTGCGCATAGGAATGGTGAACGCGCCGCGAGGGCAAATACAGAACGTCCTTAACCAGATTAGAAACGGCGACGCGCAAGCTGTACAGCAAGCATTGGACCCAGCAGGAAATCCCGTCGCAGGCGGCGCGGGTCAGCAACAGCCAGCTGCTGGACGACCGTGGAACGCAGGATCGCAAGTGCCAACGCACATTCAACTGCTCCAGCTCGAACAAAGAATCGTGCGGGAAGCCCACAATCTCGGCatcgagcaacagcaactGAACACCTTGCGCATGATGGAGGTCGAATTGGCAAGACTACGTTCACAACACATCTCGGCTCCGCCTACTGGCATAACCAGATACCCGATGCCAGGCTTCTCGCCGCAACATCAGCCGCTCCCCAGTCAGCTGCACGGCAATCCGAGTCAGCAGATGAGCAGCGGGCACGAGCACCTTCCGCCAGGTATGGTGTTACCAGAGGGCTGGACTGTCCTTCCGCTGCAGCCCGCGATGAATCTTGCTGCTCCACAGCAGAGCATTGGCTTATCGGGGCCACGTGTCTCCAACACTGGCGGAGGAGCGCAAGCCGCATCGCGCGCTCAGGATTCAGCGTCTGCTCAATCTCAATCTGAGATGGTCAGCTCGCAGGCTCCCGCATCCGTGGCGCAGAATGAAGGTCAACCGAGTAACCCAGATCCACAAGGTCCAGTTGACGAGCGAGGATCGCCGCTCTTCGTGCCGACAAATACTTTACCAGCGCAAGATAACCCATCAATTACGCAGTCACCCGATGATGCTGTGTTGCGTGCTGCTGAAGAACGAGGCGAAGCCGCAGGTCGTAAATGGGCGGCTGCTTTTGCAAGCTCCAGTGACTCGGCTTCTCTTCCGAACACATCCACACGTGGCCGGAGTGCGGCCGGCTCGCCAGGACCAGGAGAGCTCGTATCTGGTACGACGCCCAATCAAGCGCCTTCGCAGACACAAACGCAGACACCATGGAATAATAGCGGTTGGTCGTTCAACGACCAGTCTCAGCAAGATTCGCAGCCCGAGGTGAAGCAGTCAGCGATGTCAGTCAACTCCTCGTCACCGATCACTCGAAGTGCAAACCAGGACGATCCCGAGCAGAGTCAAAGCTACAGTGGCAAGGGCAAGGCTAAAGCGGTAGAGGTGGAAGATGTCCCAGATCCCGAGGCTTGA
- a CDS encoding uncharacterized protein (CAZy:GH47), with amino-acid sequence MPGRNRRVRLLAIAACIITIFFLYERNAASYGLSPTLVGGGAVLRKPEEDPHAYTPPKTPKEPEREPVYTPPEAPPVQEGPVVNPDPKPETIRIAETTSEGKKPAAIDNAEPTTTEPAVKIKQPLPTLPPVPQYEDDDEDTGYGGYLESAPGVGRVEDPPYVYSSPPPVHWTKQPERYPVTSTIQLPTGTAAPIPRIQSAKKGADVERLRAIKEAAKHAWSGYRKYGWGFDEVEPVSGQGKNSFNGWGATLVDSLDTLWIMGLKDEFEDAVNQTSFIDFTTSPRNDIPLFEVTIRYLGGLIAGYDVSGQKYRVLLDKAVELAEILYSAFDTPNRMPETYYYWKPQFATNNHRASTRVVLAELGTLSLEFTRLAQLTKEPKYYDAIARITDAFEEWQNQTRLPGLWPISVDASGCAKPVVLAPSKSGSQVPVPGGNTWMMTSEPVQGSADAAQKAGEALDSTSRHTQDFKGDPSEDVPNLKQAAAELDSYIEDTEDAAYSKLSKRQLDVDTAGDEDPDLVASGLHKSGASKAAQVDAGSGTSYQSTTSSEVAPAWEEPECVPQGLRSPSMNAQETFTMGGQSDSVYEYLPKEYLLLGGRLDQYRTMYLDSMEPTIEKLIFRPMTPENLDILISGELTIAKNYTTEEWYETHIPKAEHLTCFTGGMLAMGGKIFNKPEHVEIGRKLTDGCIWSYNSTATGIMPESFVASACSSKTDCQWNETLWHEKLDPYKEYRDEQRAIWVEQYGEQALLSWTTPTPAAYQSDSRTKYGSQHGGPSFYNSGQSPGHGRMPENLAYANNGHPNVNTKDSDLTKVKDTNSFGSAEGAKAGASNASPEEEMQLKDTSSFGSLKKRQLNAPAQPAAPQPQYVPTKAFPTEENEALVRSSFAEDSEGTVAVPAPIPAPLPNIQDDQDVYEPYDPYVASAPIYTPAPPPTHEEFIKKKLEDERLPPGFARYDSKKYILRPEAIESVFYMYRITGEQHWRDAGWEMFKAVERHTRVEFGHSAIDDISKTHPEHLDGMESFWIAETLKYFYLLFDEEDAWSLDDWVLNTEAHFFQRPQESKRSSSSSSSA; translated from the coding sequence ATGCCTGGGCGCAACCGGCGAGTCCGACTCCTGGCCATTGCTGCctgcatcatcaccatcttcttcctgtACGAGCGCAATGCTGCGAGCTACGGCCTGTCACCCACTCTGGTCGGCGGTGGAGCGGTGTTGAGGAAGCCGGAGGAGGACCCGCACGCCTACACTCCGCCCAAGACACCAAAGGAGCCGGAGCGCGAACCCGTCTACACGCCTCCCGAGGCACCACCTGTCCAAGAAGGCCCTGTAGTCAACCCAGATCCGAAGCCTGAGACGATACGAATCGCTGAAACTACATCCGAGGGCAAGAAGCCCGCAGCTATCGACAATGCCGAGCCGACGACGACTGAACCAGCTGTGAAGATAAAACAACCGCTCCCCACTCTTCCGCCGGTTCCGCAatatgaagacgatgatgaagatacGGGGTATGGCGGATATTTGGAAAGCGCGCCCGGCGTTGGAAGGGTAGAGGATCCGCCATATGTGTATAGCTCTCCGCCTCCTGTGCACTGGACCAAGCAGCCGGAGCGGTATCCTGTCACCTCGACAATCCAACTGCCCACCGGTACTGCCGCCCCTATACCTCGTATACAGTCTGCCAAAAAGGGCGCAGATGTGGAACGTCTCAGGGCGATCAAGGAGGCCGCGAAACATGCTTGGAGCGGATACCGGAAGTACGGGTGGGGCTTTGACGAGGTCGAGCCGGTCTCTGGTCAGGGCAAGAACAGTTTCAATGGCTGGGGAGCAACGTTGGTCGACTCATTGGATACGCTCTGGATCATGGGACTCAAGGATGAATTCGAGGATGCCGTCAACCAGACATCTTTTATCGACTTCACAACTTCCCCGAGGAATGATATTCCACTGTTTGAGGTTACCATTCGTTACCTTGGAGGACTCATTGCAGGATACGACGTGTCCGGACAAAAGTACCGCGTGCTTCTTGACAAAGCTGTGGAGCTTGCCGAAATACTGTACAGCGCATTCGATACGCCGAACCGCATGCCCGAGACGTACTACTATTGGAAACCGCAGTTCGCGACGAATAACCATCGCGCGAGCACTAGAGTGGTTCTCGCTGAGCTGGGCACGCTGAGTCTGGAATTCACGAGACTTGCACAATTGACTAAAGAGCCCAAGTACTACGACGCCATTGCCAGGATCACAGACGCGTTCGAAGAGTGGCAGAACCAGACAAGGCTACCAGGCCTGTGGCCGATCTCTGTGGACGCTAGCGGATGTGCCAAGCCTGTCGTACTGGCCCCGAGCAAGTCTGGCAGTCAGGTACCCGTTCCAGGAGGCAATACATGGATGATGACCAGTGAGCCGGTTCAAGGCAGTGCCGATGCAGCTCAAAAGGCTGGGGAAGCGCTGGACAGCACAAGCAGGCATACGCAAGACTTCAAGGGGGACCCATCCGAGGATGTTCCTAACCTCAAGCAAGCAGCTGCAGAATTAGATTCGTACATCGAGGACACGGAAGATGCAGCTTACTCCAAACTTAGCAAACGCCAGCTCGATGTTGATACGGCAGGCGATGAGGATCCAGACTTGGTCGCATCCGGTTTGCACAAGTCTGGAGCTTCCAAGGCAGCGCAGGTGGATGCTGGTTCAGGCACATCGTACCAGAGTACCACGAGTAGCGAAGTGGCTCCAGCATGGGAGGAGCCTGAGTGTGTGCCTCAAGGACTACGATCGCCAAGCATGAACGCTCAGGAAACATTCACCATGGGAGGCCAGAGCGATAGCGTGTACGAATACCTGCCGAAGGAGTACTTGCTCCTTGGTGGTCGACTGGATCAGTACAGGACCATGTATCTGGACAGCATGGAGCCCACGATTGAGAAGCTTATTTTCCGGCCAATGACTCCCGAAAACCTCGACATCCTCATTTCCGGAGAACTGACGATTGCAAAAAATTACACGACTGAGGAGTGGTATGAAACTCACATACCCAAGGCCGAGCATCTGACTTGCTTCACGGGAGGCATGCTGGCAATGGGTGGCAAAATTTTCAACAAGCCTGAGCACGTCGAGATTGGGAGGAAGCTGACAGATGGATGTATTTGGAGTTACAACTCCACAGCCACTGGCATCATGCCCGAGAGCTTCGTTGCCTCGGCTTGTTCGAGCAAGACTGACTGCCAGTGGAATGAAACATTGTGGCATGAGAAGCTCGACCCGTACAAGGAGTATCGCGATGAGCAGCGGGCCATATGGGTTGAGCAATACGGTGAGCAGGCGTTACTCTCTTGGACCACGCCTACTCCTGCGGCCTATCAATCAGATTCTCGCACAAAGTATGGTAGCCAACATGGAGGGCCCAGCTTCTACAATTCTGGACAGTCACCTGGACATGGCCGCATGCCCGAGAACCTGGCCTATGCCAACAATGGGCACCCGAATGTCAACACAAAAGACAGTGATCTGACAAAAGTGAAAGACACGAATAGCTTTGGAAGTGCAGAAGGCGCGAAAGCTGGAGCATCAAATGCATCGCCAGAGGAAGAGATGCAACTGAAAGACACGAGCAGTTTCGGCAGTCTCAAAAAGAGGCAACTTAATGCTCCAGCACAGCCAGCGGCGCCCCAGCCACAATACGTACCGACCAAAGCGTTTCCTACAGAAGAAAATGAAGCATTGGTGAGATCTTCTTTCGCCGAGGACTCAGAGGGCACCGTTGCAGTGCCAGCGCCCATACCGGCACCACTCCCAAACATACAAGATGACCAGGATGTTTACGAACCTTACGACCCCTACGTTGCGTCGGCACCAATCTACACTCCAGCACCGCCACCAACGCACGAAGAATTCATAAAGAAAAAGCTCGAAGACGAGCGGCTTCCACCCGGGTTCGCAAGGTACGACAGCAAGAAATACATTTTGCGACCCGAAGCCATCGAATCCGTATTCTACATGTATCGCATCACAGGAGAACAGCACTGGCGTGATGCAGGATGGGAAATGTTCAAAGCTGTAGAACGACACACGCGAGTCGAGTTTGGGCACTCGGCGATTGACGATATTTCCAAGACACATCCGGAGCATCTTGATGGTATGGAGTCTTTCTGGATTGCCGAGACGCTCAAGTACTTTTACTTGTTGttcgatgaggaggatgcgtGGAGTTTGGATGATTGGGTGTTGAATACTGAAGCGCATTTCTTCCAGAGGCCGCAGGAGTCGAAGcgttcgtcgtcatcgtcgtcgtcggcttAG
- the NOP56 gene encoding snoRNP complex protein nop56 has translation MSVDYLLHESSVGYAIFQVKLQSDTIGARLKEVQDAQTDLAKFGKQVQLVSFTPFKGAQEALENANDISEGIMSDLLRTELEANLPKAGKKNKVTLGVGDKSLAGSIKDGFSGVQCETPETSELAADLLRGLRLHAEKLLKNLQTGDISRAQLGLGHAYSRAKVKFSVQKNDNHIIQAIATIDHLDKAVNTFSMRVREWYGWHFPELIKIVSENQKYARCALFIGDKKTLDEDKLHDLAAIVDDDESVARAIIEAARVSMGQDISEHDMENVMTFAKRTAELAAYRKSLGNYLVAKMGIVAPNLAALIGETVGARLISHAGSLTNLAKYPASTVQILGAEKALFRALKTKGNTPKYGLIYHSSFIGRAGTKNKGRISRFLANKTSIASRIDNFSMQPTRKFGEALRAQVDERLRFYAEGVNPTKNAEVMKAAMDATLASIDIADPTALAADEEIAAAGVTAGAAEQKQRKEKKSKKSKSEDVDMADIDADEVDSKAAKKAKKEKRKSDAMDIDEDAVAKKLKKDKKEKRKSEALTNGEVPSEQIKEKKKSKKNK, from the exons atgtCGGTCGACTACCTGCTCCACGAGTCCTCGGTGGGCTACGCAATTTTCCAGGTCAAGCTGCAGTCCGACACCATCGGCGCACGCCTCAAGGAAGTGCAAGATGCGCAGACCGATCTCGCCAAGTTCGGCAAGCAGGTCCAGCTTGTGTCCTTCACTCCTTTCAAGGGCGCGCAGGAGGCTTTGGAAAATGCCAACGATATTTCCGAAGGCATCATGAGCGATCTTCTCCGCACCGAGCTGGAGGCCAATCTTCCCAAGGCTGGAAAGAAGAACAAAGTGACACTGGGAGTGGGTGATAAGTCTCTGGCCGGAAGCATCAAGGATGGCTTCTCTGGTGTGCAGTGCGAGACTCCCGAGACAAGCGAATTGGCCGCCGATCTGCTGCGAGGTCTGCGATTGCACGCCGAGAAGCTGCTCAAGAACCTCCAGACTGGTGATATCTCACGCGCGCAGCTTGGTCTGGGACACGCCTACTCTCGTGCCAAGGTCAAGTTCTCCGTGCAGAAGAACGACAACCACATCATCCAGGCCATTGCTACCATCGACCACCTCGACAAGGCCGTGAACACCTTCTCCATGCGAGTGCGTGAGTGGTATGGCTGGCACTTCCCCGAGTTGATCAAAATCGTCAGCGAGAACCAGAAGTATGCACGATGCGCTCTGTTCATTGGCGACAAGAAGACCCTCGACGAGGACAAGCTGCACGACCTGGCTGCAattgttgatgatgacgagagcGTTGCCCGCGCCATCATCGAGGCTGCTCGTGTGTCGATGGGACAAGACATCTCCGAGCACGATATGGAGAACGTGATGACCTTTGCAAAGCGTACAGCTGAGCTTGCTGCATACCGCAAGTCCCTAGGAAACTACCTTGTCGCCAAGATGGGCATTGTCGCGCCCAACCTGGCAGCTCTGATCGGCGAGACTGTGGGTGCTCGTCTCATTTCGCATGCTGGATCGCTCACAAACCTGGCCAAATACCCAGCTTCGACTGTGCAGATCCTTGGTGCCGAGAAGGCTCTTTTCCGTGCCCTGAAGACGAAGGGCAACACACCGAAGTACGGTCTCATCTATCACTCATCATTCATCGGTCGCGCTGGGACGAAGAACAAGGGCAGAATATCTCGCTTCCTTGCCAACAAGACTTCGATCGCTTCTCGTATTGATAACTTCAGCATGCAGCCTACCAGGAAGTTCGGTGAGGCTCTGCGCGCGCAGGTGGACGAGAGGTTACGATTTTACGCAGAGGGCGTAAATCCGACTAAGAATGCGGAAGTCATG AAAGCCGCTATGGACGCTACCCTGGCCTCCATTGACATCGCCGACCCTACTGCATTAGCTGCCGACGAAGAGATTGCCGCCGCGGGCGTGACAGCAGGCGCTGCCGAGCAGAAGCAacggaaagagaagaagtcgaagaagtcaaAGTCGGAAGACGTTGACATGGCCGATATCGATGCCGATGAGGTCGACTCAAAAGCCgcaaagaaggccaagaaagagaagcgcAAGTCCGATGCCATGGACATTGACGAAGATGCAGTCgccaagaagctgaagaaggacaagaaagaAAAGCGGAAATCCGAGGCGCTCACGAACGGGGAAGTGCCGAGTGAGCAaatcaaggagaagaagaagagcaagaagaacaaatGA
- a CDS encoding uncharacterized protein (CAZy:AA7) produces MVRFGLCFGLVASLQASLLAAQANNAAIKQACDDIDAQFSDASDVLTFRGIRFYQAIDHWMESSDQTPRCVVQPASVQDLSTAMRIIGERRVPFAVMSGGHTSNPGFSSTTGVHISLAKLNEVSLSQDGSIARVGFGNKWLDVYKKLEGTGRNVVGGRVPGPGVGGFTLGGGYSWKTNLYGLTIDTIKSFTLVCPNGTIATVDQSRPDLFFALRGGLNRFGVVADAELYTHAQVPLIYGGTRLYDSTQVDRIINATYEFERTNTDPKATVITSILGTTATTQFFYDGPEKPASFAVFDGIRTLLLDTVKTQSFSDFVASIPAEIRDVTNFRGTWETFSTTKTTLRFLKALQAEAKRLSKLLRAPTGINLAVDAYIPGMYGQHAVADTSYPHSDSQLPVLLDVAWAFSGDDEFWRRQVRQSRDALVKVAQEERILHSISYSNYAQGSTPAQELYGPANAARLASIRNEVDPQRIMDLTGGYAI; encoded by the exons ATGGTCCGGTTTGGGCTCTGCTTTGGCCTCGTGGCCAGTCTGCAGGCTTCTCTGCTTGCAGCACAAGCGAACAATGCTGCCATCAAGCAGGCTTGCGATGACATTGACGCACAGTTCTCCGACGCGAGCGATGTCTTGACTTTCAGAGGCATTCGCTTTTACCAAGCTATCGATCATTGGATGGAGTCTTCTGACCAGACGCCGAGATGTGTGGTTCAGCCTGCTTCTGTACAGGATTTGAGTACGGCT ATGAGGATTATTGGTGAGCGAAGGGTGCCTTTCGCCGTGATGTCTGGTGGCCACACTTCCAATCCTGGATTCTCGAGCACAACTGGAGTTCACATCTCATTGGCGAAGCTCAATGAAGTCTCCTTGTCGCAGGACGGATCTATCGCGAGAGTCGGCTTTGGCAACAAGTGGTTAGATGTGTACAAGAAACTAGAGGGAACTGGGAGGAACGTGGTCGGAGGCAGG GTTCCTGGACCTGGTGTCGGCGGGTTCACCCTAGGCGGTGGGTATTCGTGGAAGACAAACTTGTATGGTCTGACCATTGATACGATCAAGAGTTTCACGCTCGTCTGTCCCAATGGAACGATCGCAACAGTAGACCAGTCTCGCCCAGACCTGTTCTTCGCTCTGCGAGGAGGGCTCAATCGGTTCGGCGTCGTTGCTGATGCAGAGCTCTACACTCATGCCCAAGTTCCCTTGATATATGGCGGAACGAGGCTATACGACTCGACACAAGTGGACAGAATTATCAACGCCACGTATGAATTCGAAAGGACGAATACCGACCCTAAAGCCACAGTCATCACATCAATTCTCGGGACGACCGCGACCACTCAATTCTTCTACGATGGACCAGAGAAACCTGCAAGCTTTGCAGTGTTTGACGGCATCAGGACCCTGCTTCTCGACACGGTCAAGACCCAGTCTTTCTCGGACTTTGTGGCTTCTATCCCGGCTGAGATTAGGGATGTGACCAATTTTCGAGGAACCTGGGAGACTTTCTCAACGACAAAAACCACACTGCGGTTCCTGAAAGCATTGCAAGCAGAGGCTAAG AGACTCAGCAAACTACTTCGTGCTCCGACGGGCATCAACCTCGCTGTCGACGCGTATATTCCGGGCATGTACGGCCAGCACGCAGTGGCGGACACTTCGTACCCGCACTCGGACTCTCAGCTTCCG GTCCTGCTTGATGTCGCCTGGGCATTTTCTGGAGATGATGAGTTTTGGCGTCGTCAAGTGCGGCAATCTCGAGATGCACTGGTGAAAGTTGCTCAGGAGGAGCGCATCCTCCATTCCATTTCGTACTCAAACTACGCGCAAGGTAGCACTCCTGCGCAGGAGCTTTATGGTCCGGCAAATGCAGCGAGGCTGGCCAGTATCAGGAACGAGGTGGACCCGCAGAGAATCATGGACCTGACCGGAGGCTATGCAATTTGA